A single Hippocampus zosterae strain Florida chromosome 19, ASM2543408v3, whole genome shotgun sequence DNA region contains:
- the taf1b gene encoding TATA box-binding protein-associated factor RNA polymerase I subunit B isoform X1, with translation MDEELTGGYREPCGQCGCVAWAVSDEGRFFCRLCHNVIERTHQVEVLTCAPGSSQISTISQGSRAKRPERVCRWVACEGFQFILMRQAAALIDLGVAPSFKDDVLWPLWRRFLQMSRQAYTNNPVRSAKFKVQAVDSEPGSAAESSCLSASETDGEMWPSDRSPSQAGSHSDWSTGSQGSCASPRPRRKWQRGAMSMAKTLALIHVALVWSRQALTLSDLLRLANDGAVPYVHAYRDLPEEMKLDGAEALIFTVQSIPTYRALHREAQTLVGFLQLPAFPRIRRQDPLHPAMLGLRYLADANLPDELHPWLYELMERSGMADVTCGPSEASSRPVLPQYDVRTAALAVVTLKLLFGLDDHTEWDLSNAASDLVTGKQAARGHPGTVFSLRRWYRLLHAAKLRKQRARDSATARKQWKATPLYPSRKLKSVVLKKRRVAEQLALCLEKFSRGGAPRAPPAAPSSLTFCWGTADGADGPSLRDSNLDAAVTQKGQVLTPVNTVYWHPQLATCNSRKCGSLCAAAAVEATLPRSFLWLLQFFSFLLQVSPTHLHQEVMNIERRVFATKAAQANRTELI, from the exons ATGGACGAAGAGTTGACG GGCGGCTACCGGGAGCCGTGTGGGCAGTGCGGCTGCGTGGCCTGGGCCGTGTCGGACGAGGGTCGCTTCTTCTGCCGGTTGTGTCACAACGTCATCGAG AGAACCCACCAGGTGGAGGTGCTGACATGCGCCCCGGGATCATCGCAAATCTCCACCATCAGCCAAGGGAGCCGAGCGAAGAGGCCAG AGCGAGTGTGTCGATGGGTGGCGTGCGAAGGCTTCCAGTTCATCCTGATGAGGCAAGCGGCCGCCCTGATTGACCTGGGCGTCGCCCCGAGCTTTAAG GACGACGTGTTGTGGCCGCTGTGGCGCCGCTTCCTACAGATGAGCAGGCAGGCGTACACGAACAACCCCGTCAGGAGCGCCAAGTTCAAAGTG CAAGCTGTGGACTCGGAACCGGGAAGCGCCGCTGAATCGTCCTGCCTATCCGCCAGCGAGACGGACGGCGAGATGTGGCCGAGCGACAGGTCCCCATCGCAAGCGG GCAGCCACAGCGATTGGTCGACCGGCTCCCAGGGCAGCTGCGCCTCCCCTCGGCCGCGCCGCAAGTGGCAGCGCGGCGCCATGAGCATGGCCAAGACGCTGGCGCTGATCCACGTGGCGCTGGTGTGGAGTCGCCAGGCGCTGACGCTCAGCGACCTGCTCAG GCTGGCGAACGACGGCGCCGTCCCGTACGTCCACGCTTACCGGGATCTGCCCGAGGAGATGAAGCTGGATGGCGCCGAGGCCCTGATCTTCACCGTGCAG AGCATCCCCACCTACCGAGCGCTGCACCGGGAGGCCCAGACGCTCGTCGGCTTCCTGCAACTTCCTGCTTTTCCTCGGATCCGCCGCCAGGACCCGCTGCACCCGGCCATGCTCGGCCTGCGCTATCTGGCCGACGCCAACCTGCCCG ACGAGCTCCACCCGTGGCTGTACGAGCTGATGGAGCGCAGCGGCATGGCGGATGTGACGTGCGGCCCGTCGGAAGCCTCGAGCCGCCCCGTTTTGCCCCAGTACGACGTCCGGACCGCCGCCCTCGCCGTTGTCACCCTCAAACTCCTCTTTGGACTGGACGACCACACTGAATG GGATTTATCGAACGCCGCGAGCGATCTGGTGACCGGGAAACAGGCGGCACGGGGGCACCCTGGAACGGTCTTCAGCCTAAGGCGGTGGTACCGGCTGCTGCACGCCGCCAAGCTCCGAAAGCAGCGGGCGCGAGATTCCGCCACCGCCCG GAAGCAGTGGAAGGCCACGCCTCTTTACCCAAGCAGGAAGCTCAAATCTGTCGTCTTGAAAAAGAGAA GGGTGGCGGAGCAGCTGGCGTTGTGTTTGGAGAAATTCTCACGAGGCGGCGCACCCCGCGCTCCCCCCGCGGCCCCGTCCTCTTTgacgttctgctgggggacggCGGACGGCGCTGACGGCCCAAGTCTGCGCGATAGCAACCTGGACGCCGCCGTCACCCAAAAAGGCCAAGTCCTGACCCCCGTCAACACGGTTTACTGGCACCCGCAGCTAGCGACTTGCAACTCACG GAAGTGCGGCAGTCTCTGTGCAGCAGCGGCAGTAGAGGCCACACTGCCGCGATCCTTCCTGTGGCTGCTCCAgttcttctccttcttgttGCAAGTCAGCCCCACCCACCTGCACCAGGAAGTGATGAACATAGAGAGGCGTGTCTTCGCCACCAAGGCGGCTCAAGCCAACAGGACCGAGCTCATTTGA
- the taf1b gene encoding TATA box-binding protein-associated factor RNA polymerase I subunit B isoform X2, whose product MRQAAALIDLGVAPSFKDDVLWPLWRRFLQMSRQAYTNNPVRSAKFKVQAVDSEPGSAAESSCLSASETDGEMWPSDRSPSQAGSHSDWSTGSQGSCASPRPRRKWQRGAMSMAKTLALIHVALVWSRQALTLSDLLRLANDGAVPYVHAYRDLPEEMKLDGAEALIFTVQSIPTYRALHREAQTLVGFLQLPAFPRIRRQDPLHPAMLGLRYLADANLPDELHPWLYELMERSGMADVTCGPSEASSRPVLPQYDVRTAALAVVTLKLLFGLDDHTEWDLSNAASDLVTGKQAARGHPGTVFSLRRWYRLLHAAKLRKQRARDSATARKQWKATPLYPSRKLKSVVLKKRRVAEQLALCLEKFSRGGAPRAPPAAPSSLTFCWGTADGADGPSLRDSNLDAAVTQKGQVLTPVNTVYWHPQLATCNSRKCGSLCAAAAVEATLPRSFLWLLQFFSFLLQVSPTHLHQEVMNIERRVFATKAAQANRTELI is encoded by the exons ATGAGGCAAGCGGCCGCCCTGATTGACCTGGGCGTCGCCCCGAGCTTTAAG GACGACGTGTTGTGGCCGCTGTGGCGCCGCTTCCTACAGATGAGCAGGCAGGCGTACACGAACAACCCCGTCAGGAGCGCCAAGTTCAAAGTG CAAGCTGTGGACTCGGAACCGGGAAGCGCCGCTGAATCGTCCTGCCTATCCGCCAGCGAGACGGACGGCGAGATGTGGCCGAGCGACAGGTCCCCATCGCAAGCGG GCAGCCACAGCGATTGGTCGACCGGCTCCCAGGGCAGCTGCGCCTCCCCTCGGCCGCGCCGCAAGTGGCAGCGCGGCGCCATGAGCATGGCCAAGACGCTGGCGCTGATCCACGTGGCGCTGGTGTGGAGTCGCCAGGCGCTGACGCTCAGCGACCTGCTCAG GCTGGCGAACGACGGCGCCGTCCCGTACGTCCACGCTTACCGGGATCTGCCCGAGGAGATGAAGCTGGATGGCGCCGAGGCCCTGATCTTCACCGTGCAG AGCATCCCCACCTACCGAGCGCTGCACCGGGAGGCCCAGACGCTCGTCGGCTTCCTGCAACTTCCTGCTTTTCCTCGGATCCGCCGCCAGGACCCGCTGCACCCGGCCATGCTCGGCCTGCGCTATCTGGCCGACGCCAACCTGCCCG ACGAGCTCCACCCGTGGCTGTACGAGCTGATGGAGCGCAGCGGCATGGCGGATGTGACGTGCGGCCCGTCGGAAGCCTCGAGCCGCCCCGTTTTGCCCCAGTACGACGTCCGGACCGCCGCCCTCGCCGTTGTCACCCTCAAACTCCTCTTTGGACTGGACGACCACACTGAATG GGATTTATCGAACGCCGCGAGCGATCTGGTGACCGGGAAACAGGCGGCACGGGGGCACCCTGGAACGGTCTTCAGCCTAAGGCGGTGGTACCGGCTGCTGCACGCCGCCAAGCTCCGAAAGCAGCGGGCGCGAGATTCCGCCACCGCCCG GAAGCAGTGGAAGGCCACGCCTCTTTACCCAAGCAGGAAGCTCAAATCTGTCGTCTTGAAAAAGAGAA GGGTGGCGGAGCAGCTGGCGTTGTGTTTGGAGAAATTCTCACGAGGCGGCGCACCCCGCGCTCCCCCCGCGGCCCCGTCCTCTTTgacgttctgctgggggacggCGGACGGCGCTGACGGCCCAAGTCTGCGCGATAGCAACCTGGACGCCGCCGTCACCCAAAAAGGCCAAGTCCTGACCCCCGTCAACACGGTTTACTGGCACCCGCAGCTAGCGACTTGCAACTCACG GAAGTGCGGCAGTCTCTGTGCAGCAGCGGCAGTAGAGGCCACACTGCCGCGATCCTTCCTGTGGCTGCTCCAgttcttctccttcttgttGCAAGTCAGCCCCACCCACCTGCACCAGGAAGTGATGAACATAGAGAGGCGTGTCTTCGCCACCAAGGCGGCTCAAGCCAACAGGACCGAGCTCATTTGA
- the LOC127592690 gene encoding Krueppel-like factor 13, with protein sequence MAPRPRPAPPPIGRGMLHLCCPLVAAHLLFVFLFFLLSPPSPFLPRLELFLSLARQLKSESPPARPAGVSSRAVLAPRILPATLARPAMLLSRQVDLEAAEALISMSFWGQSLPEPRPLTPTPDSCDSAPTHSHGAASANEMVALSSLCMTPPRSPGSGEAEGTASVPRRPPDDSAATSALPPEDGTATATDVIRRHTADRLGAPPVPAKNPPASRQLSSPSSSPPPLVSPLLCQLFPLGGRPALVSTLVPTRGVSLLGSAMPQGAVVLVVPHARTPMMPGGAKLLPLAPTPVYSAPGAGGSVGQDLTRRRNYVCDFPGCRKTYFKSSHLKAHLRTHTGEKPFSCRWEGCDKKFARSDELSRHRRTHTGEKKFACAVCARRFMRSDHLTKHTRRHASAKRPVAAAAASWTATQDSGALPQGHFRVG encoded by the exons ATGGCGCCGCGGCCACGCCCCGCCCCGCCGCCTATTGGCCGAGGCATGTTACACCTTTGCTGCCCATTGGTCGCCGCTcaccttctttttgtttttttgtttttcctcctctcccccccctccccttttctcCCTCGCTTggagttgtttttgtctttggcgCGGCAGCTGAAGAGCGAGAGCCCGCCCGCGCGGCCGGCCGGCGTATCCTCCCGAGCAGTGCTTGCCCCGCGGATCCTCCCGGCGACTCTCGCTCGCCCAGCCATGCTGCTCTCCCGCCAG GTGGACTTGGAGGCGGCTGAGGCGCTGATCAGCATGAGCTTCTGGGGTCAAAGTTTGCCGGAGCCCCGCCCGCTGACTCCCACCCCCGACTCGTGTGACTCTGCCCCCACACACTCGCATGGCGCGGCCTCAGCCAACGAGATGGTGGCGTTGTCATCACTG TGCATGACTCCGCCTCGCAGTCCCGGCTCAGGTGAGGCCGAGGGCACCGCATCCGTCCCACGCCGCCCTCCCGATGACTCTGCTGCAACTTCGGCATTGCCGCCGGAGGACGGCACCGCTACGGCGACCGACGTGATACGGCGTCACACCGCCGACAGACTCGGCGCGCCACCCGTCCCCGCAAAGAATCCTCCAGCGTCTCGCCAGCTTTCATCACCGTCTTCCTCTCCGCCACCCCTCGTGTCGCCACTCCTGTGCCAGCTTTTCCCACTGGGTGGGCGTCCAGCGCTGGTCTCCACTTTGGTGCCGACGCGGGGCGTCTCCCTGCTGGGTTCGGCCATGCCGCAGGGTGCCGTCGTGCTGGTGGTTCCGCACGCCCGAACGCCAATGATGCCAGGCGGCGCCAAGCTCCTCCCACTTGCGCCGACACCGGTCTACTCGGCGCCGGGTGCCGGCGGCAGCGTCGGCCAGGACTTGACGCGACGACGCAACTACGTGTGCGACTTCCCAGGATGCCGCAAGACATACTTCAAGAGCTCACACCTCAAAGCGCACCTGCGCACGCACACGG GCGAGAAGCCGTTCAGCTGCCGCTGGGAAGGTTGCGACAAAAAGTTTGCCCGATCCGACGAACTTTCCCGACACCGCCGCACACACACGGGTGAGAAGAAATTTGCGTGCGCCGTGTGCGCACGTCGCTTCATGCGCAGCGACCACCTGACCAAACACACGCGTAGACACGCCAGTGCTAAGAGGCCCGtcgctgctgccgccgcctccTGGACCGCCACTCAAGACTCGGGCGCACTTCCTCAAGGTCACTTCAGGGTGGGTTGA
- the LOC127592692 gene encoding ribonucleoside-diphosphate reductase subunit M2: MQSVRAPLSASKENKLRAEVGRMSLDKENTPPSLNTARILASKTARKIFAETPLKDAKKNGSREVEPLLKDNPRRFVIFPIQYHDIWRMYKKAEASFWTAEEVDLSKDTQHWEVLKEDEKFFISHVLAFFAASDGIVNENLVERFTQEVQVTEARCFYGFQIAMENIHSEMYSLLIDTYIKDPKEREYLFNAIETMPCVKKKADWALNWIGNKNAPYGERVVAFAAVEGIFFSGSFAAIFWLKKRGLMPGLTFSNELISRDEGLHCDFACLMFKHLVNKPSVDTVTSIIRNAVEIEQEFLTQALPVKLIGMNCELMKRYIEFVADRLMMELGFSKLFCVENPFDFMENISLEGKTNFFEKRVGEYQRMGVMATNSDNTFTLDADF; this comes from the exons ATGCAGTCTGTTCGAGCGCCCCTTTCCGCCTCCAAGGAGAACAAGCTGAGGGCGGAAGTCGGCAGGATGTCGCTGGACAAAGAAAACACG CCCCCGAGCCTGAACACGGCGCGCATCTTGGCGTCGAAAACTGCGCGCAAAATCTTCGCCGAGACGCCG CTCAAAGACGCGAAGAAGAACGGGAGCAGGGAGGTGGAGCCTCTGTTGAAGGACAACCCGCGCCGCTTTGTCATCTTCCCCATCCAGTATCACGACATCTGGCGCATGTACAAGAAGGCCGAGGCGTCTTTCTGGACCGCCGAGGAG GTGGATCTGTCCAAGGACACGCAACACTGGGAAGTTCTGAAAGAAGACGAGAAGTTTTTCATCTCTCACGTGTTGGCCTTCTTCGCGGCCAGCGACGGCATCGTCAACGAAAACCTG GTGGAGCGCTTCACGCAGGAAGTTCAGGTGACGGAGGCGCGCTGCTTCTACGGCTTCCAAATCGCCATGGAGAACATCCACTCGGAGATGTACAGCCTCCTCATCGACACGTACATCAAAGACCCCAAAGAGAG AGAATACCTGTTCAACGCCATCGAAACGATGCCGTGTGTCAAGAAGAAGGCCGACTGGGCGCTCAACTGGATCGGCAACAAGAACGCCCCCTACG GGGAGCGCGTGGTGGCGTTCGCCGCCGTGGAGGGCATCTTCTTCTCCGGCTCCTTCGCCGCCATCTTCTGGTTGAAGAAACGCGGCCTGATGCCCGGACTCACCTTCTCCAACGAGCTCATCAGCAGAGACGAG GGTCTCCACTGCGACTTTGCCTGTCTGATGTTCAAGCACCTGGTCAACAAGCCATCCGTGGACACGGTAACGTCCATCATCAGGAACGCAGTGGAGATCGAGCAG GAGTTCCTGACGCAGGCGCTGCCCGTCAAGCTGATCGGGATGAACTGCGAGCTGATGAAGCGCTACATCGAGTTTGTGGCCGACCGCCTCATGATGGAGCTCGGCTTCTCCAAG CTGTTCTGCGTGGAGAACCCCTTTGACTTCATGGAGAACATCTCGCTGGAGGGCAAGACCAACTTCTTCGAGAAGCGCGTCGGCGAGTACCAGAGGATGGGCGTCATGGCCACCAACAGCGACAACACCTTCACGCTGGACGCCGACTTCTGA
- the LOC127592693 gene encoding galectin-8-like, whose amino-acid sequence MSISQSRQTFVKPALPFSWTIRGGLLPGEMILIQGAVPSDSDRFQVDLTCGSSVRPRADVIFHLNPRVKKGQVVCNTLQAGEWGREEILQRMPFARGAPFELLLLALSDRFKVAVNGAHVLDYKHRLALERVDTLAVSGKVQVDVVAVLQQSAPSLSAGGDAERPRSADDDASSRMLIMSADPRGGFRGELSGGLRVGSSIAIRGQVNQGAERFTVNLRVGDGDDTALHINPRFKHKTIVLNSFLSGSWGAEERRADTFPFAPGAYFEMIIRCDADSFRVAVNGVHQLDYKYRVQHLLTITRLQVTGDLSLMDARMM is encoded by the exons ATGTCGATTAGTCAAAGCAGGCAAACGTTTGTCAAGCCG GCGCTTCCGTTCTCGTGGACCATCCGAGGTGGCCTCCTTCCCGGCGAGATGATCCTCATCCAGGGAGCGGTACCTTCTGATTCAGACAG GTTCCAGGTGGACCTGACGTGCGGCAGCAGCGTGCGGCCGCGCGCCGACGTGATCTTCCACTTGAACCCGCGCGTGAAGAAAGGTCAGGTGGTGTGTAACACGCTGCAGGCGGGTGAGTGGGGGCGCGAGGAGATTCTTCAGCGCATGCCCTTCGCCAGAGGCGCCCCTTtcgagctgctgctgctcgccctCAGCGACCGATTCAAG GTGGCGGTCAACGGCGCTCACGTGTTGGACTACAAACATCGACTGGCGCTGGAGCGGGTCGACACGCTGGCCGTCTCGGGAAAGGTCCAAGTTGACGTGGTGGCTGTTCTGCAGCAATCT GCGCCTTCGCTGTCGGCCGGCGGGGATGCCGAGCGGCCGCGTTCGGCTGATGACGACGCAAGCTCGCGAATGCTCATCATGTCAGCTGACCCG CGCGGCGGCTTCCGAGGCGAGCTGTCCGGCGGACTCCGCGTGGGTAGCAGCATCGCCATTCGGGGACAAGTCAATCAAGGGGCAGAGAG GTTCACCGTCAACCTGCGCGTGGGCGACGGCGACGACACGGCGCTGCACATCAACCCTCGCTTCAAACACAAAACGATTGTGCTGAACTCTTTCCTGAGCGGTTCCTGGGGGGCCGAGGAGCGGCGAGCGGACACCTTCCCCTTTGCGCCGGGAGCCTACTTTGAG ATGATCATCCGGTGTGACGCGGACTCGTTCCGCGTGGCCGTCAACGGCGTCCACCAGCTGGATTACAAATACCGAGTTCAGCACCTGCTCACCATCACACGGCTGCAAGTGACGGGCGACCTGTCGCTGATGGACGCCAGGATGATGTGA
- the LOC127592691 gene encoding ribonucleoside-diphosphate reductase subunit M2-like: MQSVRAPLSASKENKLRAEVGRMSLDKENTPPSLNTARILASKTARKIFAETPLKDAKKNGSREVEPLLKDNPRRFVIFPIQYHDIWRMYKKAEASFWTAEEVDLSKDTQHWEVLKEDEKFFISHVLAFFAASDGIVNENLVERFTQEVQVTEARCFYGFQIAMENIHSEMYSLLIDTYIKDPKEREYLFNAIETMPCVKKKADWALNWIGNKNAPYGERVVAFAAVEGIFFSGSFAAIFWLKKRGLMPGLTFSNELISRDEGLHCDFACLMFKHLVNKPSVDTVTSIIRNAVEIEQEFLTQALPVKLIGMNCELMKRYIEFVADRLMMELGFSKLFCVENPFDFMENISLEGKTNFFEKRVGEYQRMGVMATNSDNTFTLDADF, encoded by the exons ATGCAGTCTGTTCGAGCGCCCCTTTCCGCCTCCAAGGAGAACAAGCTGAGGGCGGAAGTCGGCAGGATGTCGCTGGACAAAGAAAACACG CCCCCGAGCCTGAACACGGCGCGCATCTTGGCGTCGAAAACTGCGCGCAAAATCTTCGCTGAGACGCCG CTCAAAGACGCGAAGAAGAACGGGAGCAGGGAGGTGGAGCCTCTGTTGAAGGACAACCCGCGCCGCTTTGTCATCTTCCCCATCCAGTATCACGACATCTGGCGCATGTACAAGAAGGCCGAGGCGTCTTTCTGGACCGCCGAGGAG GTGGATCTGTCCAAGGACACGCAACACTGGGAAGTTCTGAAAGAAGACGAGAAGTTTTTCATCTCTCACGTGTTGGCCTTCTTCGCGGCCAGCGACGGCATCGTCAACGAAAACCTG GTGGAGCGCTTCACGCAGGAAGTTCAGGTGACGGAGGCGCGCTGCTTCTACGGCTTCCAAATCGCCATGGAGAACATCCACTCGGAGATGTACAGCCTCCTCATCGACACGTACATCAAAGACCCCAAAGAGAG AGAATACCTGTTCAACGCCATCGAAACGATGCCGTGTGTCAAGAAGAAGGCCGACTGGGCGCTCAACTGGATCGGCAACAAGAACGCCCCCTACG GGGAGCGCGTGGTGGCGTTCGCCGCCGTGGAGGGCATCTTCTTCTCCGGCTCCTTCGCCGCCATCTTCTGGCTGAAGAAACGCGGCCTGATGCCCGGACTCACCTTCTCCAACGAGCTCATCAGCAGAGACGAG GGTCTCCACTGCGACTTTGCCTGTCTGATGTTCAAGCACCTGGTCAACAAGCCGTCCGTGGACACGGTGACGTCCATCATCAGGAACGCCGTGGAGATCGAGCAG GAGTTCCTGACGCAGGCGCTGCCCGTCAAGCTGATCGGGATGAACTGCGAGCTGATGAAGCGCTACATCGAGTTTGTGGCCGACCGCCTCATGATGGAGCTCGGCTTCTCCAAG CTGTTCTGCGTGGAGAACCCCTTTGACTTCATGGAGAACATCTCGCTGGAGGGCAAGACCAACTTCTTCGAGAAGCGCGTCGGCGAGTACCAGAGGATGGGCGTCATGGCCACCAACAGCGACAACACCTTCACGCTGGACGCCGACTTCTGA
- the LOC127592695 gene encoding claudin-20-like, with protein MPSATAQILAFVLALLGTVGATVATLLPNWQVSIRVWSSMVAPMWQTRGLWMDCVWYGTGVFSCTTTNSSLVPPPYVQTTRAAMVLSCALAVFGLGLATVGLRCTRWGGGHRAKGRTSVAAGGCFVLAGALCLGPASWFTSEVLATFMSAQQPDGSKYQPGGALCVTFISAGFLLVGGVIFCLSCPGSALPDYPTPTELDGLALARLQRCLPQARRDGREKTLVGVDTPEVEKTHASPSRRPPKEVKDNYRRQEYV; from the coding sequence ATGCCGTCGGCCACCGCGCAGATCCTGGCGTTCGTCCTGGCGCTGCTGGGCACGGTCGGCGCCACGGTGGCAACGCTGCTGCCCAACTGGCAGGTGAGCATCAGGGTGTGGTCCAGCATGGTGGCCCCCATGTGGCAAACGCGGGGCCTGTGGATGGACTGCGTGTGGTACGGGACCGGCGTCTTCAGCTGCACCACCACCAACTCCTCGCTGGTGCCGCCCCCCTACGTGCAGACCACCCGGGCCGCTATGGTCCTGTCGTGCGCGCTGGCTGTCTTCGGGTTGGGCCTGGCCACTGTCGGGCTGCGGTGCACCCGTTGGGGGGGCGGCCACCGAGCCAAGGGTCGCACGTCTGTCGCGGCGGGGGGTTGCTTTGTCCTGGCCGGTGCCCTGTGCCTGGGTCCCGCTTCCTGGTTCACCTCAGAGGTGCTGGCCACCTTCATGAGTGCCCAACAACCCGACGGTAGCAAATACCAGCCCGGGGGGGCACTCTGCGTTACCTTCATCTCTGCCGGCTTCCTCTTGGTAGGAGGCGTCATCTTTTGTCTGTCCTGTCCGGGTTCGGCTTTGCCGGACTACCCGACGCCCACGGAGCTCGATGGGCTCGCCCTGGCCCGGCTGCAGCGGTGCCTCCCGCAGGCGCGACGCGATGGCCGGGAAAAAACTTTGGTTGGCGTTGATACCCCCGAGGTGGAGAAGACACATGCGTCGCCCTCCAGGCGGCCCCCTAAAGAGGTGAAGGATAATTACAGGCGGCAGGAATACGTCTGA
- the si:dkeyp-55f12.3 gene encoding uncharacterized protein si:dkeyp-55f12.3, with the protein MAASTLTLSAELKFRDGRAHKVDKINVAVENTLTSLIAGIHKMGENVSQLLNELVDKERLAGDFAADDEDDCEDEDSDDDEAENQSKSELQPPAKRHKT; encoded by the exons ATGGCGGCGTCAACACTTACTCTTTCAGCGGAGTTGAAATTCAGAGACGGTAGAGCTCACAAAGTGGACAAAATCAACGTTGCAGTGGAGAACACGCTCACGTCCTTGATCGCGGGGATTCACAAAATGGGTGAGAACGTCTCGCAGCTTCTCAACGAGCTCGTGGACAAGGAAAGACTCGCTGGGGACTTCGCAGCAG ATGACGAAGACGACTGTGAAGACGAGGACAGCGACGATGACGAGGCAGAAAATCAGTCCAAATCGGAGCTTCAACCACCTgcgaaaagacacaaaacgtga
- the LOC127592332 gene encoding putative E3 ubiquitin-protein ligase UBR7, giving the protein MSEEQTVSLVDVLQEDEELEEEASAVLAGSDSDHCSYPRGYVKRQALYACNTCTPKGGQAAGVCLACSYKCHEGHHLFELYTKRNFRCDCGNGKFADAPCKLFHDKDDVNSLNKYGHNFFGEYCTCRRPYPDPEDQVEDEMIQCVLCEDWLHGRHLGCQVPDGAELQEMICESCMNANEFLWSYAARLAVPGHAVESETGREACADAVAADQVTSSLSRRPAPLKADEAAEPRCKRARPEAADEPACRLKELEAAGVERLRRGAVFWPSGWRSELCRCRGCQGRLAEAGLSFLPDESDTVLAYETKGKREEGGAPAHDPLMSALDSLNRVQQLEIIHGYNDMKSELKDFLQTFATEGKVVTSDDIRQFFERQQSRKRRQADGHFNCV; this is encoded by the exons ATGTCCGAGGAGCAGACTGTGTCTTTGGTGGACGTCCTGCAGGAGGACGAGGAGCTGGAAGAAGAAGCGTCTGCCGTGTTGGCCGGAAGCGACTCGGACCACTGCTCCTATCCTCGG GGCTACGTGAAGCGTCAGGCCCTGTACGCGTGCAACACGTGCACCCCGAAAGGAGGTCAAGCAGCCGGCGTGTGCTTGGCGTGTTCCTACAAGTGTCACGAAGGCCACCACCTGTTTGAGCTCTACACCAAGAG GAACTTCCGCTGTGACTGCGGAAACGGCAAGTTTGCAGACGCGCCATGTAAACTCTTTCAT gACAAGGATGACGTCAACAGCCTGAATAAATACGGCCACAACTTCTTTGGCGAGTACTGCACTTGCCGCCGGCCGTACCCTGACCCAGAAGACCAG GTTGAGGACGAAATGATCCAGTGCGTCTTGTGTGAGGACTGGCTGCACGGCCGG CACCTGGGCTGCCAAGTTCCAGATGGCGCCGAGCTGCAGGAGATGATCTGCGAGTCGTGTATGAACGCAAACGAGTTCTTGTGGAGCTACGCCGCTCGGCTGGCAG TTCCAGGTCACGCGGTGGAGTCGGAGACGGGGCGGGAGGCGTGCGCCGACGCCGTTGCGGCCGACCAGGTGACGTCCTCGTTATCGCGGCGCCCCGCCCCGTTGAAGGCGGACGAGGCCGCCGAGCCGCGCTGTAAACGAGCTCGTCCGGAGGCTGCCGACGAGCCTGCTTGCAGACTGAAGGAGCTGGAAGCCGCCGGCGTCGAGCGGCTCCGGCGCGGAGCCGTCTTTTGGCCTTCGGGGTGGCGCTCCGAGCTGTGCCGCTGCCGGGGCTGTCAG GGGAGGCTGGCGGAGGCGGGGCTCTCCTTCCTGCCGGACGAGTCGGACACGGTCTTGGCCTACGAGACCAAAGGCAAGCGCGAGGAAGGCGGCGCGCCGGCTCACGACCCGCTCATGTCGGCGCTGGACAGCCTCAACCGCGTCCAGCAGCTGGAGATCATCCACG GCTACAACGACATGAAGAGCGAGCTGAAGGACTTCCTGCAGACGTTTGCCACTGAAGGGAAG GTCGTGACCTCCGACGACATCCGTCAGTTCTTTGAGCGGCAGCAAAGTCGCAAAAGAAGACAAGCGGACGGCCACTTCAACTGCGTCTGA